One genomic region from Sulfurimonas sp. encodes:
- a CDS encoding ribonuclease J, with protein MAEEKQEAQETKPQSDRKPNTNNNNNRRPSNNSSRKPNGNGNNQNRNKNKNRHRRQPAPTDENIKAFVVKNQEAHKQRLNPHYKLDLNSKAKIRVTPLGGLGEIGGNITVLETENEAILIDIGMSFPDEDMHGVDILVPDFTYLRQIKDKIKAVIITHAHEDHIGAMPYLYKEMQFPIYATPLPLAMIGNKFDEHHIKECRKYFNPVVKREIYEIGEDFKVEWMHMTHSILDSSSLAITTEAGTIIHTGDFKIDHTPVDGYTADLHRLAHYGEKGVLCLLSDSTNSYNPLPTPSELSVAPALDRVFAKAQGRVLLSTFSSNIHRVFQAIQYGIKYGRKICVIGRSMERNIEIAMQYDYVKLPKSAFVDADQVAHLNDKEVLIVTTGSQGEPSSALFRMSIGEHRHIKIKPTDLIVLSSRAIPGNEGSISGMLNHLQRAGATISREKDIHVSGHASIPEQKLMLRLVNPKFFLPVHGEYNHVMAHKETGMMCGVPERNIMIMTDGDQIEISSKYMRKVKTVKTGKTYIDNQNNHQIEDDIVLDRQKLASDGIVMLVAQVDARHGKMQAKPKVTTFGIVADKHDKAFAKEMEDILENFLLHVKDGQIENSRALENDLRQIVRKHIFRKMKKYPLIVPHVLVS; from the coding sequence ATGGCTGAAGAAAAACAAGAGGCACAAGAAACTAAACCTCAATCGGACCGTAAACCAAATACAAATAACAACAACAATAGAAGACCAAGTAACAATAGTAGCCGTAAGCCAAATGGCAATGGGAATAATCAAAATAGAAACAAGAATAAAAACCGTCACCGCAGACAACCTGCACCAACTGATGAAAACATAAAAGCATTTGTGGTTAAAAATCAAGAAGCACATAAGCAAAGATTAAATCCTCACTATAAATTAGATTTAAATTCTAAAGCAAAAATTCGCGTAACTCCGCTTGGTGGACTTGGTGAAATTGGTGGAAATATAACAGTTCTTGAGACAGAAAACGAAGCGATTTTAATTGATATTGGGATGAGTTTCCCAGATGAAGATATGCATGGTGTTGATATATTAGTACCAGATTTTACTTACCTTCGTCAAATCAAAGATAAAATCAAAGCGGTAATTATTACTCACGCTCACGAAGATCATATCGGTGCAATGCCGTATCTTTATAAAGAGATGCAGTTTCCTATATACGCAACTCCACTTCCTTTAGCAATGATTGGAAATAAGTTTGATGAACATCATATAAAAGAGTGTAGAAAATATTTTAATCCTGTTGTAAAAAGAGAGATTTATGAGATAGGTGAAGATTTTAAAGTTGAGTGGATGCACATGACACACTCTATCTTAGATTCATCTTCTTTGGCAATTACTACTGAAGCTGGAACAATCATCCATACGGGTGATTTTAAAATAGACCATACTCCAGTAGATGGCTATACAGCTGATTTACATAGACTTGCTCACTATGGAGAAAAAGGTGTTTTATGTTTGTTGAGTGATTCAACAAACTCTTATAATCCTTTACCAACTCCATCAGAGTTAAGTGTTGCCCCTGCATTGGATAGAGTTTTTGCTAAAGCCCAAGGTCGTGTTTTACTTTCAACTTTTAGCTCAAACATTCATCGTGTTTTTCAAGCGATACAATATGGTATAAAATATGGTCGTAAAATCTGTGTGATAGGGCGTTCAATGGAGCGTAATATTGAGATAGCGATGCAGTATGATTATGTAAAACTTCCTAAAAGTGCCTTTGTAGATGCTGATCAAGTAGCACACTTAAATGATAAAGAAGTTCTTATAGTTACAACTGGTTCTCAAGGTGAGCCAAGTTCTGCATTATTTAGAATGTCAATCGGAGAGCATAGACATATAAAAATAAAACCAACAGACTTGATTGTTCTTTCTTCTCGTGCAATTCCTGGAAATGAAGGCTCAATCTCTGGTATGTTAAATCATCTTCAACGCGCAGGTGCAACAATATCTAGAGAAAAAGATATACATGTTTCAGGTCACGCATCTATACCTGAGCAAAAACTTATGCTCCGTTTAGTAAATCCTAAGTTCTTCTTACCTGTTCATGGTGAGTATAACCATGTAATGGCGCATAAAGAAACAGGAATGATGTGTGGTGTTCCTGAGAGAAACATCATGATTATGACAGATGGTGATCAGATAGAAATATCTTCAAAATATATGAGAAAAGTTAAAACTGTTAAAACAGGTAAAACTTATATTGATAATCAAAACAATCATCAAATAGAAGATGATATAGTTCTTGACCGTCAAAAACTAGCATCTGATGGAATTGTAATGCTTGTTGCTCAAGTAGATGCAAGACATGGTAAAATGCAAGCAAAACCAAAAGTTACAACATTTGGTATAGTCGCAGATAAGCATGATAAAGCATTTGCAAAAGAAATGGAAGATATACTAGAAAACTTTTTACTTCATGTAAAAGATGGACAGATAGAAAATTCTAGAGCATTAGAAAATGACCTTAGACAAATCGTAAGAAAACATATCTTTAGAAAAATGAAAAAGTACCCACTAATCGTTCCTCATGTTTTAGTGTCATAG
- a CDS encoding RluA family pseudouridine synthase gives MPFVRKKMFAKEKKKAFLYLIKELNYTQKEAQRLIAKGRLFVNDIPMTRTAGEIEGEFEFIYFEPITKGLKPTRVEEEFVVFDKPSGVLIHPQNRKTPYSLIDELKYQFGRDANIAHRIDQETSGLVLCARNKQSERDIKMMFEERNMKKRYLALVHGEVKENLSIQEPLLRREDESAIVRMVVKVHKEGKASKTDIYPLKYFQDKNMTLVECVPYTGRQHQIRVHLFHVKHSIVGDPIYGQSEKNIIRFLDKELDAKKRIELSGASRLLLHANELEFELYGNEYHVQSKVNFEDICLKSLSECE, from the coding sequence TTGCCATTTGTTCGTAAAAAAATGTTTGCTAAAGAAAAAAAGAAAGCATTTCTGTATTTGATAAAAGAATTGAACTATACACAAAAAGAAGCTCAGCGATTAATCGCCAAAGGTCGCCTATTTGTCAACGATATACCAATGACCAGAACAGCGGGGGAAATCGAAGGTGAGTTTGAATTTATATACTTTGAGCCAATTACAAAAGGTTTAAAACCAACAAGAGTTGAAGAAGAATTTGTAGTTTTTGATAAGCCTAGTGGAGTTCTTATTCACCCACAAAATAGAAAAACCCCCTACTCTCTTATAGATGAATTAAAATATCAGTTTGGCAGAGATGCTAATATTGCTCATCGTATAGATCAAGAAACAAGCGGACTCGTTTTATGTGCTAGAAACAAACAAAGCGAAAGAGATATTAAGATGATGTTTGAAGAGCGAAATATGAAGAAAAGATATTTAGCACTTGTTCATGGAGAAGTAAAAGAAAATTTATCAATCCAAGAACCATTATTAAGAAGAGAAGATGAAAGTGCAATAGTTAGAATGGTAGTAAAAGTTCACAAAGAAGGAAAAGCATCTAAGACAGATATTTATCCTTTAAAGTATTTCCAAGACAAAAATATGACTTTAGTAGAGTGTGTTCCATATACAGGAAGGCAACACCAAATAAGAGTACATTTGTTTCATGTGAAACATTCAATAGTTGGTGACCCGATTTATGGTCAAAGTGAAAAAAATATAATCAGATTTTTAGATAAAGAGCTAGATGCTAAAAAAAGAATTGAACTAAGCGGAGCATCAAGATTGCTTCTTCATGCGAATGAATTGGAGTTTGAACTCTATGGTAATGAGTACCATGTTCAAAGCAAGGTTAATTTTGAGGATATCTGCCTTAAAAGTTTAAGTGAATGTGAATAA
- the hisF gene encoding imidazole glycerol phosphate synthase subunit HisF: MNYFAKRIIPCLDVKNGRVVKGVNFVGLKDAGDPVEVARRYNQEGADEITFLDIMASSDNKDTIVDIVAEVAKEVFIPLTVGGGIRKLDDIYKLLNVGCDKVSVNSAAIKRPELINESAKRFGSQCIVTAIDVKRTGDRYHVFLNGGRVDTGLDAVEWAKEVVSRGSGEILLTSMDADGTKAGFELNITEQISKAVNVPVIASGGAGTMEHIKDAFDIGADAALAASIFHYKEIDIMDLKHYLHDNGIAVRL, encoded by the coding sequence ATGAACTATTTCGCTAAAAGAATTATTCCTTGTCTAGATGTAAAAAATGGGCGAGTTGTTAAAGGCGTTAACTTCGTTGGTTTAAAAGATGCTGGTGACCCAGTTGAAGTTGCTAGAAGATATAACCAAGAAGGCGCTGATGAGATTACATTTTTAGATATCATGGCTTCTAGTGATAATAAAGACACCATAGTAGATATAGTTGCCGAGGTAGCAAAAGAAGTTTTTATACCACTAACTGTTGGTGGAGGAATCAGAAAACTTGATGACATTTACAAGCTTTTAAATGTTGGTTGTGACAAAGTAAGCGTTAATTCTGCCGCTATCAAACGCCCTGAGCTTATAAACGAGAGTGCAAAACGCTTTGGTTCACAGTGCATCGTTACTGCCATCGATGTAAAAAGAACAGGAGATAGGTACCATGTTTTTTTAAATGGTGGTAGAGTAGATACAGGTCTAGATGCTGTAGAGTGGGCTAAAGAAGTAGTAAGTAGAGGAAGCGGAGAAATACTTTTAACCTCTATGGATGCCGATGGAACAAAAGCAGGTTTTGAGTTAAACATCACAGAGCAAATCTCAAAAGCTGTAAATGTTCCTGTAATTGCTAGTGGTGGGGCAGGGACAATGGAGCATATAAAAGATGCTTTTGATATAGGTGCAGATGCAGCTTTAGCCGCTAGTATCTTTCACTATAAAGAGATAGATATTATGGATTTAAAACATTATTTACATGACAACGGTATAGCGGTAAGATTATGA
- the fliI gene encoding flagellar protein export ATPase FliI produces MPFKSLKDKISSKNYSVSFGEVVKINATIITATGLKVSISDLVKIISNTSSQETIGMVTEIDGSTFFITPFSFVEGFCSGDRVFLDQTGMNIPVGEALLGRVVDPFMRPIDGKGNINSSSLSPIIKSPIAAMKRGMIDEVFSVGVKSIDGLLTCGKGQKLGIFAGSGVGKSTLMGMIVRGAQTPIKVVALIGERGREVPEFIEKNLGGNLENTVIIVATSDDSPLMRKYGAFAAMSVAEFFKDKGLDVLFIMDSVTRFAMAQREIGLALGEPPTSKGYPPSSLTLLPQLMERAGKEEGKGSITAFFTVLIEGDDMSDPIADQSRSILDGHIVLSRELTDFGIYPPIHILNSASRVMNDIISKEHLESVMKYRRLYTLLKENEMLIRIGAYVKGTDSELDEAMNKKEDMEKFMSQFSDVQVPFEDTKENLISLMSANQI; encoded by the coding sequence ATGCCTTTTAAATCACTAAAAGATAAAATTTCTTCAAAAAATTATTCAGTATCTTTTGGTGAGGTTGTCAAAATAAATGCTACAATCATTACTGCAACGGGATTAAAAGTCAGTATTAGTGATTTAGTTAAAATTATTTCTAATACTTCATCTCAAGAAACAATAGGTATGGTAACCGAGATAGATGGTTCCACTTTTTTTATAACACCATTTAGTTTTGTAGAAGGATTTTGTTCTGGAGATAGAGTATTTTTAGACCAAACAGGTATGAATATTCCAGTTGGAGAAGCCTTACTCGGAAGAGTAGTTGACCCATTTATGCGACCAATAGATGGAAAAGGCAATATAAATTCATCTAGTCTATCCCCAATCATAAAATCACCTATCGCTGCAATGAAAAGAGGTATGATAGATGAAGTTTTTAGTGTTGGAGTTAAGAGTATAGATGGACTTCTAACTTGTGGTAAAGGGCAAAAACTTGGCATCTTCGCTGGAAGTGGTGTTGGAAAATCAACTCTAATGGGAATGATTGTAAGGGGTGCTCAAACTCCCATAAAAGTTGTTGCACTTATAGGAGAGAGAGGTAGGGAAGTTCCTGAGTTTATAGAAAAAAACTTAGGAGGTAACTTAGAAAATACTGTAATTATTGTCGCAACTTCAGATGATTCTCCATTGATGAGAAAGTACGGAGCTTTTGCTGCTATGAGCGTTGCTGAATTTTTTAAAGATAAAGGACTAGATGTTCTTTTCATTATGGATTCTGTTACAAGATTTGCTATGGCTCAAAGAGAAATTGGTCTAGCTCTTGGAGAACCTCCAACTTCAAAAGGTTATCCCCCTTCATCTTTAACTCTTTTGCCTCAACTTATGGAAAGAGCTGGAAAAGAAGAAGGAAAAGGTTCTATAACTGCCTTTTTTACAGTTTTGATAGAGGGAGATGATATGAGTGACCCTATTGCAGACCAATCTCGTTCTATTTTAGATGGACACATAGTGCTTTCTCGTGAGCTTACAGATTTTGGAATTTATCCACCTATTCACATTTTAAACTCTGCATCTAGAGTAATGAATGATATTATAAGTAAAGAGCATCTAGAATCCGTTATGAAATACAGAAGATTATACACACTATTAAAAGAAAATGAGATGCTTATTCGCATTGGTGCTTATGTAAAAGGAACAGACTCAGAACTTGATGAAGCGATGAACAAAAAAGAGGATATGGAGAAGTTTATGTCACAATTCTCAGATGTTCAAGTTCCATTTGAAGATACAAAAGAGAACCTTATATCTCTTATGTCCGCGAATCAAATATAA
- the purB gene encoding adenylosuccinate lyase gives MIDRYSREEMRKNWTQHARYAAWLKVEKAAVKAWAKLGKIPQDDADKIVKNATFSVERIEEIEAITKHDLIAFNTSVSESLGDESRWFHYGMTSSDAVDTGVALQMRDSLTIVIDDVKILMESIKKRAQEHKMTLMVGRSHGIHGEPITFGLTLAVWYDEMARHLVNLDQTMDVIAVGQISGAMGNFAHAPLELEELAMAELGLKPEPCSNQVIHRDRYARLATTLALLASSVEKFAVQVRHLQRTEVYEAEEFFAKGQKGSSAMPHKRNPILTENITGLARMIRAYAAPAMENVALWHERDISHSSTERFWLPDAFITMDFMLHRMNSVIANLTVFPENMMKNLNLTGGLVFSQRVLLELPLQGVSREDAYRIVQRNAMKVWEEIQKGKASTDENGESLYLNHLLEDDELRESLSEKQIRECFNFDYYTKNVDAIFNRVFK, from the coding sequence ATGATAGATAGATATTCTAGAGAAGAAATGCGTAAAAATTGGACACAACATGCAAGATATGCTGCATGGCTAAAAGTTGAAAAAGCAGCTGTTAAAGCTTGGGCTAAACTTGGAAAAATTCCTCAAGATGATGCAGATAAAATCGTAAAAAATGCAACATTCTCAGTAGAGCGTATCGAAGAGATTGAGGCAATTACCAAACATGACCTTATTGCATTTAATACAAGTGTTTCAGAATCACTTGGTGATGAATCAAGATGGTTTCATTATGGCATGACATCTTCAGATGCAGTTGATACTGGTGTAGCACTACAAATGAGAGATTCTTTAACAATAGTGATAGACGATGTAAAAATATTGATGGAGTCTATCAAAAAACGCGCACAAGAGCATAAGATGACTTTAATGGTTGGTCGTTCTCATGGCATACATGGTGAGCCAATTACATTTGGTCTAACTTTAGCGGTTTGGTATGATGAGATGGCTCGTCACTTAGTGAACTTAGACCAAACTATGGATGTTATAGCAGTAGGTCAAATATCAGGAGCTATGGGTAACTTTGCTCACGCACCACTTGAACTTGAAGAGTTAGCAATGGCTGAACTTGGTCTAAAACCTGAGCCTTGCTCAAATCAAGTTATTCACCGCGACAGATACGCTAGACTTGCAACAACTTTAGCACTATTAGCTTCTTCAGTTGAAAAGTTTGCCGTTCAAGTAAGACACCTACAAAGAACCGAAGTGTATGAAGCTGAAGAGTTTTTTGCAAAAGGTCAAAAAGGTTCTTCTGCGATGCCACATAAGCGTAACCCTATCCTTACTGAAAATATCACAGGTCTTGCAAGAATGATTAGAGCTTACGCAGCACCAGCAATGGAAAATGTGGCACTATGGCATGAACGAGATATCTCTCACTCTTCTACTGAGCGATTCTGGTTACCAGATGCTTTTATCACTATGGACTTTATGCTTCACCGCATGAATAGCGTTATTGCTAACCTTACAGTGTTCCCAGAAAACATGATGAAAAACTTAAACCTTACTGGTGGGCTTGTATTTTCTCAGCGTGTACTTTTAGAACTTCCACTTCAAGGCGTTTCTCGTGAAGATGCTTATCGCATCGTTCAAAGAAATGCTATGAAAGTATGGGAAGAAATTCAAAAAGGCAAAGCATCTACTGATGAAAATGGTGAGAGTTTATACTTAAACCATCTATTAGAAGATGATGAACTAAGAGAGTCACTTAGTGAAAAACAAATCAGAGAATGTTTTAACTTTGATTATTACACAAAAAATGTAGATGCAATTTTTAACAGAGTATTTAAGTAA
- the rlmN gene encoding 23S rRNA (adenine(2503)-C(2))-methyltransferase RlmN has translation MLVTNTKPSLLDFTKKELLTLIKPSFRVTQIFGWLYHQYAQDFDDMKNIPKALKEELAKKYIVNPLTIINKEESSDGTIKYLLQMQDGKTMEAVWLKMKDTQLDEKGEVIAEARYTICVSTQVGCKVGCSFCLTAKGGFTRDLTAGEIVAQVVTLKRDNDHKHNRKINIVYMGMGEPLDNLDNLAKAIEIFKEDDGLCIGGKRQTVSTSGLSNKIDQLGKMDLGVHIAISLHAVDDKLRSELIPMNKAHNISSIIQAVKRFPIDTRKRVMFEYLVIKGKNDDIGSAKKLIKLLSGIKAKVNLIYFNPYPGTTYDRPQKEDMVAFADYLIKHGLLCTIRDSKGIDISAACGQLKEKIQKDIL, from the coding sequence ATCTTAGTAACTAACACAAAACCTTCTCTTCTTGATTTTACAAAAAAAGAGCTACTAACTTTAATCAAACCTAGTTTTAGAGTAACTCAAATCTTTGGTTGGTTATATCATCAGTATGCTCAAGATTTTGATGATATGAAAAACATACCAAAAGCTTTAAAAGAAGAGTTAGCAAAAAAGTATATTGTAAATCCTCTCACAATTATAAATAAAGAAGAGTCTAGTGATGGAACTATAAAGTACCTTTTACAGATGCAAGATGGAAAAACCATGGAAGCTGTTTGGCTTAAGATGAAAGATACTCAACTTGATGAAAAAGGTGAAGTCATAGCAGAAGCTAGATATACTATCTGTGTTTCAACACAAGTTGGTTGTAAAGTTGGCTGTTCGTTTTGTTTAACTGCAAAAGGTGGTTTTACTAGAGATTTAACCGCTGGAGAGATTGTAGCTCAAGTTGTAACTTTAAAACGGGATAACGACCATAAGCATAATAGAAAAATAAATATAGTGTATATGGGAATGGGTGAGCCACTAGACAACTTAGACAACCTAGCAAAAGCGATAGAAATTTTTAAAGAAGATGATGGTCTATGTATTGGTGGCAAAAGACAAACTGTTTCAACAAGTGGACTTAGCAATAAGATAGACCAACTTGGGAAGATGGATTTAGGTGTTCACATAGCCATATCTCTTCATGCTGTTGATGATAAGCTTAGAAGCGAACTAATTCCTATGAATAAAGCACATAACATAAGTTCTATCATACAAGCAGTTAAACGCTTTCCAATAGACACAAGAAAACGGGTAATGTTTGAATACCTAGTTATTAAAGGCAAGAACGACGACATAGGCTCTGCTAAGAAGCTCATAAAGCTTTTAAGTGGTATAAAGGCCAAAGTAAACCTTATCTACTTCAATCCTTACCCAGGGACTACTTATGACAGACCACAGAAGGAAGATATGGTGGCTTTTGCGGACTACTTAATCAAGCATGGGCTTTTATGTACCATAAGAGATTCTAAGGGTATTGACATCAGTGCTGCTTGTGGTCAGTTAAAAGAAAAAATTCAGAAGGATATATTATGA
- a CDS encoding cytochrome c, giving the protein MKNYKTVVLILSLFIFGGCSEEKKEQTLTKPTPKVQKIKVIEVKKIKENAIKKEYTIEEIYNTKCIECHASNGSGNTEKLTPTMIGQSEEEIRDSLTDIEDDKGHIVMEHNREKIVDAGMQYSAKDMAKYMYERFNK; this is encoded by the coding sequence ATGAAAAACTATAAAACAGTAGTTTTAATTTTATCTTTATTTATCTTTGGCGGGTGTAGTGAAGAAAAAAAAGAACAAACTCTAACCAAACCTACTCCAAAAGTCCAAAAAATAAAGGTTATTGAAGTAAAAAAAATAAAAGAGAATGCAATAAAAAAAGAGTACACCATAGAAGAAATTTATAATACTAAATGTATAGAGTGTCACGCATCTAATGGCTCAGGAAATACTGAAAAATTAACTCCAACTATGATAGGTCAAAGTGAAGAAGAGATTAGAGATTCTTTAACAGACATAGAAGACGATAAAGGTCACATAGTTATGGAGCACAATAGAGAAAAAATTGTAGATGCTGGAATGCAATATTCTGCCAAAGATATGGCTAAGTATATGTATGAAAGATTTAATAAATAA
- the rsmA gene encoding 16S rRNA (adenine(1518)-N(6)/adenine(1519)-N(6))-dimethyltransferase RsmA, whose protein sequence is MNKNSVVAKKKFGQNFLKDEIVLRKIVEAMPKNDNKIVEIGPGLGDLTKYLVDVKSVEAFEVDTDLCKLLQSTFKKEIDTKRLHINCGDVLNAWQSSLIDEPYDLVANLPYYIATNIILKALADPMCKNILVMVQLEVAEKFCAQEGQKVFGSLSVITQSVAEAHIVVQVPPTAFEPPPKINSAVFLIQKTKDRSNEDFEGMLRVAFKQPRKTLMKNLSVVYEKEKIQEALNELEYTLTIRPHQISTHDYHQLYKKIK, encoded by the coding sequence ATGAATAAAAATAGCGTTGTAGCTAAAAAGAAATTTGGACAAAATTTCTTAAAAGATGAAATAGTTTTAAGAAAAATCGTCGAAGCGATGCCCAAAAACGATAATAAAATCGTAGAAATTGGACCTGGCTTAGGTGATTTAACTAAATATTTAGTAGATGTCAAAAGTGTAGAAGCTTTTGAGGTCGATACCGATTTGTGTAAACTATTGCAAAGTACATTTAAAAAAGAGATTGATACCAAGCGACTTCACATAAACTGTGGAGATGTATTGAACGCTTGGCAGAGTAGCTTGATTGATGAGCCGTATGATTTGGTGGCAAACTTGCCCTATTATATAGCGACAAACATCATATTAAAAGCACTCGCAGATCCAATGTGTAAAAACATACTTGTAATGGTACAACTTGAAGTAGCAGAGAAATTTTGCGCGCAAGAGGGACAGAAGGTATTTGGGTCTTTGAGTGTTATAACTCAAAGTGTGGCAGAAGCACATATAGTTGTGCAAGTGCCTCCAACTGCATTTGAACCTCCGCCAAAAATAAACTCTGCTGTTTTTCTTATACAAAAGACTAAAGATAGAAGTAATGAGGATTTTGAGGGCATGCTTAGAGTTGCATTTAAGCAGCCTCGCAAAACTCTTATGAAAAATCTATCTGTTGTTTATGAAAAAGAAAAGATTCAAGAAGCTTTAAATGAGCTTGAATATACACTAACGATTCGTCCTCATCAAATTTCTACACATGACTATCACCAACTCTATAAAAAAATAAAATAA
- the nrfD gene encoding NrfD/PsrC family molybdoenzyme membrane anchor subunit, translating to MKISNIIPIREDFSFRSLFSFEKTPTNIFLAVFTMALLAAFATGATIFLTEGHHSYNVTREHPWGLLLAVYVFFVVSSTGLCIVGSLGDVFGFEDYKMISKRAIFGSIVTILAGFAVIIFEIGHPITMAIYNVISPGLTSAIWWMGTLYGTYLTFMIVEFYFLLKNDMKNAKIFGLIGLMVGLAAHSNLGGVFGFLNARAISNGVFYPIYFILTAFITGIFLAFIMYGFKYKLNFSKKAKKLLEGLAKIQGLLISILIFLVIWKMLTDIYGGMPTRSEVAIHILGSTTFHLEVLLAMVIPLLVFLKDFGKSPVLMFWASMIGMVGIFFMRYNLVHDTQLKPLMMLKKTEYQLAPTWIEYFPSASEMLISAGGLGLCIAMYYFGTKLFNLDEEVH from the coding sequence ATGAAAATAAGCAATATTATTCCAATACGAGAAGATTTTTCTTTTCGGTCACTCTTTAGTTTTGAAAAAACTCCAACAAATATATTTTTAGCTGTTTTTACGATGGCTTTACTTGCTGCCTTTGCAACTGGTGCAACAATATTTTTAACAGAGGGTCATCACTCATATAATGTAACAAGAGAACATCCATGGGGACTTTTACTAGCTGTTTATGTATTTTTTGTTGTTAGTTCAACTGGTCTTTGTATAGTTGGTTCTCTTGGTGATGTTTTTGGCTTTGAAGATTATAAGATGATTTCAAAAAGAGCTATTTTTGGCTCTATTGTCACGATACTTGCAGGTTTTGCTGTTATCATTTTTGAGATTGGTCACCCTATAACGATGGCTATATACAATGTTATAAGTCCAGGTTTAACTTCTGCTATTTGGTGGATGGGAACACTTTATGGAACTTACCTTACTTTTATGATTGTTGAGTTTTACTTTTTACTAAAAAACGACATGAAAAATGCCAAGATATTTGGACTAATTGGTCTAATGGTTGGTTTAGCAGCTCACTCTAACTTAGGTGGAGTATTTGGTTTTTTAAATGCTAGAGCTATTTCAAATGGTGTTTTTTATCCTATATACTTTATCTTAACAGCATTTATAACGGGTATATTTTTAGCTTTTATCATGTATGGTTTTAAATACAAACTAAATTTTTCCAAAAAAGCAAAAAAACTTTTAGAAGGTTTAGCAAAGATACAGGGTTTACTTATCTCAATACTAATCTTTTTAGTGATTTGGAAAATGCTAACAGACATTTATGGTGGGATGCCAACAAGAAGTGAAGTGGCGATTCATATACTAGGAAGCACAACTTTTCACCTTGAAGTACTTCTTGCTATGGTTATCCCTTTACTAGTTTTTTTAAAAGACTTTGGTAAGAGTCCTGTTCTTATGTTTTGGGCTTCAATGATAGGTATGGTTGGTATATTTTTTATGAGATACAACCTTGTTCACGATACTCAACTAAAACCACTAATGATGCTTAAAAAAACAGAGTATCAACTCGCACCTACTTGGATAGAGTATTTTCCTTCAGCATCTGAGATGCTAATCTCTGCTGGTGGGCTTGGACTTTGTATTGCAATGTATTATTTTGGTACAAAATTATTTAATCTTGATGAGGAGGTTCACTAA
- a CDS encoding cytochrome C, which yields MNKIVKIILAAVVMLSMSSVTLSADVAKGQKLYLKKLKGACNMNGAKMATQHSQGEWKVIGNGAGLATELKKICPSVKDKALKGKYLPHYYDFFFEYANDSGNVPSC from the coding sequence ATGAATAAAATCGTTAAAATTATACTTGCTGCTGTTGTAATGCTTAGCATGAGTTCAGTTACATTAAGTGCTGATGTTGCTAAAGGACAAAAACTTTACCTTAAAAAATTAAAAGGTGCTTGTAATATGAATGGTGCCAAAATGGCGACTCAACACTCTCAGGGTGAATGGAAAGTTATTGGTAATGGTGCTGGTCTTGCAACTGAACTTAAAAAAATATGTCCAAGCGTAAAAGATAAAGCTTTAAAGGGTAAATATCTTCCTCATTATTATGACTTCTTTTTTGAGTATGCTAATGACAGTGGAAATGTTCCATCTTGCTAA
- a CDS encoding purine-nucleoside phosphorylase, whose protein sequence is MIICAGNNETFDFATPMGVGLVETAMNLTRLCLFDKPEFLLFVGSAGSYGNHKIFDIIESKTASNIELAFLSADAYTPLDNVVSTNIEEKKDVIVNSSNYISTNKELTKKFLNFGIEIENMEFFSVLKVAEEFDIPAGGVFCITNNTDENAHKDFLENHENAKELLSTHVKKRIKELTS, encoded by the coding sequence ATGATTATTTGCGCTGGAAATAACGAAACCTTTGATTTTGCTACTCCAATGGGAGTTGGTTTAGTAGAAACCGCTATGAATTTAACAAGACTTTGTTTGTTTGATAAACCAGAGTTTTTACTTTTTGTTGGTTCAGCTGGTAGTTATGGTAATCATAAAATCTTTGACATAATCGAATCAAAAACTGCTTCAAATATTGAACTAGCCTTTTTGAGTGCAGATGCTTATACTCCTCTTGATAATGTTGTATCAACTAACATAGAAGAAAAAAAAGATGTTATTGTCAACTCATCTAATTATATTTCAACAAACAAAGAACTAACAAAAAAGTTTTTAAACTTTGGGATAGAAATAGAAAATATGGAATTTTTCAGTGTTTTGAAAGTTGCTGAAGAGTTTGATATTCCTGCTGGTGGAGTTTTTTGTATTACTAACAATACCGATGAAAATGCTCATAAAGATTTTTTAGAAAATCATGAAAATGCAAAAGAACTTTTAAGTACACATGTAAAAAAAAGAATAAAGGAACTAACATCTTAG